The following nucleotide sequence is from Ensifer adhaerens.
TTACATTGCCTCGGCGCTGCAGCTTGCGGCCAAAGGCTGGGAGGAAAAGACCTGCGGCAAGGTCAAGGTCGTCGAGTTCCCGTGGTCGGAGCTCTATCCGAAGATCGTGACCTCGCTGACCTCTGGCGAAGACGCTTTCGACGTGATCGCCTTTGCACCGGCCTGGGCCCCTGATTTCACCGACTTCCTGTCGGAAATGCCGGCCGACATGCAGAAGGGCGCCGACTGGGACGATATCGCGCCCGTCTACCGCGAACAGCTGATGGTCTGGAACGGCAAGGTGCTGTCGCAGACGATGGACGGCGACGCCCATACCTACAGCTACCGAATCGACCTCTTCGAGAACGCCGACAACCAGAAGGCCTTCAAGGAAAAGTACGGCTACGATCTGGCGCCGCCGAAGACCTGGAAGCAGTACCTGGACATCGCCGAATACTTCAACCAGCCGGCCAACAACCTCTGGGGCACGGCGGAAGCTTTCCGGCGCGGCGGCCAGCAGTTCTGGTTCCTGTTCAGCCACGTGGCCGGCTATACCAGCCATCCGGACAATCCGGGCGCCATGTTCTTCAATCCGGAAACGATGGATGCGCAGGTCAACAATCCCGGCTGGGTTCGTGGCCTCGAGGAATACATCCGGGCCTCAAAGCTCGCGCCGCCGAACGCGCTGAACTTCTCCTTCGGCGAAGTGAACGCCGCTTTTGCCGGCGGCCAGGTGGCGGAATCGATCGGCTGGGGTGATACCGGCGTCATCGGCGCCGACCCGAAGCAGTCGAAGGTGGCCGGCAATGTCGGCTCGGCATCGCTGCCGGGATCGGACGAGATCTGGAACTACAAGACCAAGAAGTGGGACAAGTTCGACCACGTCGTCCAGACCTCCTTCATGGCCTTCGGCGGTTGGCAGGCGGCAGTTCCCGCGACCTCGACCAAGCAGGAAGCAGCCTGGAACTACATCCAGTATCTGACGAGCCCGGCCGTCTCGGGCCAGGCGGCGATTACCGGCGGCACCGGTGTGAACCCTTACCGCATCTCGCACACGACCAATCTCGATCTCTGGTCGAAGATCTTCTCCGAGCGTGAGGCGAAGGAATATCTTGGTGCGCAGAAGGAGGCGGTGACCGCCAAGAACATCGCGCTCGACATGCGCCTTCCCGGCTACTTCTCCTACACCGAAGTGCTGGAGATCGAGCTTTCCAAGGCGCTTGCCGGCGAAGTGACGCCGCAACAGGCGCTCGATAGCGTCGCCGAGCAGTGGAACAAGCTGACCGACGAGTTCGGCCGCGACAAGCAGCTTGCCGCCTATCGCGCCTCCATGGGCTTGCCGCAGCAGTAACGAAACCACGCCCGCCCCGAAGCGATCGGGGCGGGCGCCACCGTCCCCGGCGAGACCGGGCACAGACAGCATCAGAGGCTACAGCATGTCACAGGTCCGATTGCAGCAGATCACCAAGTCCTTCGGGAGCGTCACCGTCATTCCGCCGCTCGATCTCGACATTGCCGATCGTGAGTTCGTCGTGCTCGTCGGTCCCTCCGGCTGCGGCAAGACGACGACGCTCAGGATGATTGCCGGCCTCGAAACTGCGACTTCGGGTTCGATCCGGATTGGCGATCGCGACGTGACCGATCTCAGACCGGGCCTGCGCAATTGCTCCATGGTGTTTCAGAATTACGCGCTCTATCCGCACATGACGGTCGCCGAGAACATCGGCTACGGCATGAAGGTGCGCGGCACGCCGAAGGCGGAGATCGAAAAGGCGGTAACGGATGCCGCTCGCATCCTCAACCTCGGCGCCTATCTCAATCGCAAGCCGAGCGCACTTTCGGGCGGCCAGCGCCAGCGCGTGGCGATCGGCCGGGCGATCGTACGCCAGCCGGATGTCTTCCTCTTCGACGAGCCGTTGTCGAACCTAGATGCCAAACTTCGCATCGAAATGCGCACCGAAATCAAGCTCTTGCACCGGCGTCTTCAGACGACTGCCGTTTACGTGACCCACGATCAGGTGGAAGCCATGACCATGGCCGACCGCGTCGTCGTCATGAACCAGGGCCGCATCGAGCAGGCGGCCGATCCGATCACGCTCTATGAGGCCCCCGCCAATCTTTTCGTCGCCGCCTTCATCGGTGCGCCGAGCATGAATTTCCTCGAGGGGCGGCTGGAGCGCGGCGATGGAGGGATGCAGTTCATAGCTGATGGGGACGTGGCCGTGGCTATCCCGGAAAACCGCGCCGAAAAACTCGGCGCCTACGTCGGAAAAGCGGTCGTGCTCGGCATCCGGCCGGAACATACGATGGCGACGGACGCCAATGCGCCAACAGTCAGGCTGATCGTGCGCGATATCGAACCGCTCGGCCCGCATACGCTGGCTCTTGGCCGGGTCGGGCCTGCCGCTTTCACGGCGCAGGTTCACGCCGCGTCACGCATCGGCCCCGACGATCAGATCGCGGTGCCGATCGAGACGGAGAAAATGCATTTCTTCCTGAAGGAAACCGGTGGGGCGATCGGCCGCTGAGCGGATGGATGGCCGAAGGCGATGACGCCTCCGGCCTGCTGTCTTACTTCTTCTCGGCGCGTGCTGCGGCGAGGAAGGCGAGCTTCGCCGGCAGCTCCAGGTGCTTGGAGAGTGCCACGCGCTCCGGCGTGTAGTGATGCTCGACGTCGAGGCAGTTGACGGTGCCGAGCAGCTCGCCGCCGACAACGACCGGGATGTTGGCAACCGAGCCGCAGCCGAGCGACCAGATCGTCTCGTGGTCCGGGAAAACCTTGGCGATATCGGCGATGGTGTTGGCGACGAAGGTCTGGTGCGCCTTGTGCACGATGTCGAACCAGCTGTCGTAGCGGATCGGCTTGGTGCCCGAGGTCGGGTACTCCGCGGGGTGCGAGGTGTAGGCGCGGCGCGCGACTTCGTTGACCATGTCTACGGTCATGATGGTGAAGAGCTTGGCGCCGATCACCTGGCGGCTAAGCGTCTGCAATGCGGTCCATACCGCATCGGCATCGGTGGTCTTGGCAATGGCCGCGTCGAATTCCGCCAGCGCGGCAGCGATCTGTTCACTGTTCATGCTATGTCCTTGGGGTTACTCGATATCTTAGAAGGGGACAGACGATAAATCGTCGGTGTTGTCCCATCCTAGTTGGCATGCGCGGCGCTGATCTGCATCAGCTCGCGCGAATAGGGATCCTTGAGGTCACCGCGCTTGAGGTCGGCGACATCGGCAATCTCGACGATCCGGCCCTGGCGCATGACAGCGAGGCGATCGCAGAGGAAGGAGACGACCGCCAGGTTGTGGGTGACCATCAGGAAGGTGAGGTTCTGCTCGCGCCGGAGGCGCTTCAACAGGTTGAGGATTTCGGCCTGGACCGAAACGTCGAGCGCTGATGTCGGCTCGTCGAGTAAGAGCACCTTCGGCTTCAGCATCAGTGCACGGGCAATCGCCACGCGCTGGCGCTGGCCGCCCGAGAGCTGGTGCGGAAAACGGAAGCGGAACTTGCGATCGAGGCCGACCGAGGTCATGACCTCTTCGATGCGGGCGTTGCGGTCGCCGATGCCGTGGATCGTCAGCGCTTCGCCGAGCGTGGCGTCGACCGTCTTTCGCGGGTGCAGCGAGCCGTAGGGATCCTGGAACACCATTTGGCACTGACGCGAAAAGGCGCGGTCGATGCCGTGGCCGCGGGGCGAGCCGAGCACGGTGATCTCGCCGGTCCATTCCGGCGCGAGACCTGCGATTGCCTTCAGCACCGTCGATTTTCCCGAGCCGCTTTCGCCGACAAGGGCAAAGCTCTCGCCGTCGGCGATATCGAGATTGACGTCGTGGGTGATCTGCACGTCGCCGTACGAGATGTCGAGGTTCTTCAGAGAGAGCGCGGTCATGCCTTGGCCCATGCGCTGCGGTCGAGCACCGGCAGCTCGTCCCGTGTTTCATCGAGGCGCGGAATGGAGGCGATCAGCCCGCGCGTATAGGGGTGCTTGGCCGCCATCAGTTCGCCGGCCTTGCATTCCTCAACCACCTCGCCGGTGTTCATCACGAGGATGCGGTCGCAATAGCTGGAGACGAGATTGAGGTCATGGCTGATGAAGATCAGGCCCATGCCCTTGCGTTTCACCAGTTCGTCGATGATGTCGAGCACCTGGGCCTGGACGGAAACGTCGAGCGCCGAGGTCGGCTCGTCGGCGATCAGAAGGTCCGGCTCGGGGATCAGCATCATCGCGATCATCACGCGCTGGCCCATGCCACCGGAGACTTCGTGCGGGTAGAGCTTGGCGACGCGTTCCGGATCTGCAATGCGCACCGATTCCAGCATCGTAAGCACGCGCGCGTTGACCTCGCGGCGCGGCAGCTTCTGGTGCGTCAGCAACGCTTCGGCGATCTGCTCGCCGATGGTCATGACCGGGTTCAGCGAGAACTTCGGGTCTTGCATCACCATGGAAATGCGGGCGCCGCGGATGGCGCGCATCTGCCGCTCGGACTGCTTCAGGAGGTCGACGCCGTCGAAGACGAGCTTGTCGGCGGTGACCCGACCCGGTGCCCGGATCAGCTGCAGGATCGAGCGACCGGTCATCGACTTGCCCGAGCCGCTCTCGCCGACGATGCCGAGGCGTTCGCGGCCGAGGGTGAAGGAGATGCCGCGCACGACTTCGAGATCACCGCGGGGCGTCGGGAAGGTGACGCGCAGGTTTTCGACTTCGAGAAGATTGCTCATCAGCGCTGCTCCCCGCTCTTCGGATCGAGCACGTCGCGCAGGCCATCACCGAGGAAGCAGAAGCCGAGGCTAACGAGAATGATGGCAAAGCCGGGCATGGTCGCGACCCACCACTGATCGAGAATGAAGGAGCGACCGCGCGAGATCATCGCGCCCCATTCGGGAAGTGGCGGCTGAGCGCCAAGTCCGATGAAGCCGAGACCGGCGGCCGTCAGGATGATGCCGGCCATGTCGAGCGTGACGCGGACGATCATCGATGAGGTGCAGAGCGGGAGCACGTGGCCGAGATTGACCCGGAGGCTCGACGCGCCGAGCAGACGCACCGCCGAAATGAATTCGGAGTTCTTGAAGGTCAGCGTCTCCGCACGAGCGACACGGGCATAGCCGGGCCAGGAGGTGATCGCGATGGCGATGATCGCGTTCTCGATGCCGGGACCAAGGGCTGCAACGAAGGCAAGCGCCAGGATGAGCTTCGGCAGCGACAGGAAGATATCGGTAATGCCCATCAGGATACGGTCGACCCAGCCACCGAAATAACCGGCAGCCACGCCGATCACCAGGCCGGCAGGGGCTGCGAGCACTGCAACCAGCGTGACGATGGCCAGCGTGATGCGTGAACCGTAGACAACGCGGGACCAAATGTCGCGGCCGAGTTCGTCGGTTCCCATCCAGTGGGCGGCACTCGGCGGCAGCAGGCGTTCGCTCAGCGACTGGCGCAGCGGATCATGGGTGGCGAGCCACGGCGCAAAGAGTGCGGTCAGCACCAGAACGAGGATGATGACGGCGCCGACAACGGCGAGCGGATTGCGCATCAGCGCGCCGAAGATGCGATAGAAGCGCCCGAGGCGCGCCTGCATCGGCGAGGCGGGGCTGTCGTCGATCAGCCAGTCGCGAAGTGTGGTCATGGTCGCTCCTCCCTTAGCGTGCACGCGGATCGAGCACGCGATAGAGCACGTCCGAAATCTTGTTGATGCCGATAAAGACCGCGCCGATGACGAGGGTCGAGCCGAGCACGGCCGACATGTCGGCATTGAGCAGAGCGACGGTCAGGTAGTTGCCGATGCCGGGCCAGGAGAAGATCGTCTCGATCATCACGGAGCCTTCGAGCAGGCCGGCATAGGACAGGCCGATAACGGTGATCAGCGGCACGCGGATCGGCCGGAAGGCATGGCGCCAGATGACCAGGCGCTCCGGCACGCCTTTGACCCGGGCGGTCGTCACATATTCCTGGCTCAGCTGGTCGAGCATGAAGGAGCGCGTCATGCGGGCGATATAGGCGAGCGAGAAGAAGCCGAGGCAGGACGCCGGCAGGATCAGGTGCCAGACGGCGTTGCGGAAGATCTCCCATTCGCCAGCAATGATGCTGTCGACAAGGATCAGGCCCGTGACCGGCGACACCATGCCGTCGTAAAAGATGTCGACACGGCCGGGGCCGCCGACCCATTTCAGCTTCGCGTAGAAAATCGCCAGGCCGACGAGACCGAGCCAGAAGGCAGGCACCGAATAACCGAGCAGACCGATGACGCGGATGCCCTGATCGAGCCAGGAGCCACGGCGGGCGGCGGCAAAAACCCCGAGCGGCACGCCGATCAGCACGCCGAGCATGATGCCGAGCGTCGCCATTTCGAGTGTTGCCGGGAAGACGCGAGCGAGGTCCTCGATAACCGGCTTGCCCGTCGAAACCGATGTTCCGAAATTGAAGGTGGCGACGTCACGTACGTAGCTGACGAACTGCGTGATCAGCGGCTGGTCGAGCCCCATTTCCTGGCGCACGCGCTCATAGACGGCGACGGGTGCGCGGTCGCCGACGACAGCCAGAACCGGGTCGATCGGCACGATGCGGCCGATGAAGAAGGTGATTGCGAGCAGGCCGAGGAAGGTTATCGCAAGCGTTACCAGGAAGCCTGCCAGTGAAAGAAGGCGCTGCCGTCCCCGACTGGGTCTGGCGGCGCGGCGCGCCGGCGCTGCTGCTGTCGTGCTGTCGTTTGCCACGTGGCGTCACCATCCCTCTTCGCTTGCGGTCTCACTTGTCGATACCGCAAAAATTTGCTTGGAGTATATAAATAAGTTTGCTTAAATCAAAAAAATTTTACTGGGGCGGAAACGGGAGGAATAACCGCTGTGAGCGATCCGTCAGAGGATACGCAGGCCGCGTCGGGCAAATCGGCCGGGGCAGGGCAACCGAAGGTGGGCGCGCTGGTGCGTGCGCGCCGCCGGCAGATGCATATGACCCTGCAGACGCTCAGCGACGCAGCGGGCGTTTCGGTCGGCTATTTGAGCCAGATCGAGCGCGATCTTGCCATGCCCTCGCTCGGCACACTGGCCCAGATTGCGCAAGGCCTGGGCGCCGAACTCAACCATTTCATCCTGGCACCGGCGATCGACACCGGGCTTTCGCGCGCCGAGGGGCGCATGGTGTTTTCGGTCGGCGGCTCGCCTGTTTCCTATGAGCGCATTGGCGCGGATTTCGCCGGCAACCAGCTTTCGAGTTTCGTCATCACCATTCCGCCGGGGCATCGCTCCGAGGTCTTCAGCCATGAGGGCGAAGAGCTCGTCTACATGCTCGAAGGCGAGATCCTCTTCGGGCTCGATGGCGACGACACCATGCTTTCGCCTGGCGACGGCCTGCACTTCCGCGGCATCCAGCCCCACTACTGGTGGAACAAGACAGACGCACCCGTGCGGTTGATCTGGACCGGCACCCTGCCGCTCTTCCGGCCCCGCGCTTCCCAATCCAACGAGACCGGTCAGCCGCAATCGGCGCTGAAGCCGGCACCGACAAAAACCAAGCCTCATCGAAAATAGGAGAATGATGATGAGAATGTTCAAGGCCGCGGTCTTCGCGGCGTCCCTGATGATGAGCGTGGCGCCGGCCGCACTCGCCGAAACGCCAGCCGATGTGTTGGTCGTTGCCCAGAATATCGACGACATCGTCAGCATCGACCCGGCCGAGGCCTACGAGTTCTCCTCGGGCGAATACGTCACCCAGACCTATGACCGCCTGGTGCAGTACGATGCGCCCGACGTGAAGAAGCTGGCGCCGGGTCTTGCCTCCGAATGGACGGTCGACGATGCGGCAAAGACGATCACCTTCACGCTGCGTGATGGCGTTACCTTTTCCTCCGGCAATCCGCTGCGTGGCGAAGACGTCGTCTACTCCTTCAAGCGCGTCGTCGTTCTCAACAAGGCGCCGGCCTTCATCCTGACGCAGCTCGGCTGGACGCCCGAAAACATCGACAAGATGGTGACCGCCGAAGGTAACAAGGTCACGGTCAAGTATGACGGCGACTTCTCGTCGGCCTTCGTTCTCAACGTTCTCGCCGCTCGCCCGGCTTCGGTGATCGACGCGGAAACCGTCAAGGCCAACGAGGCCGATGGCGACTTTGGCAATGCCTGGCTCAAGGCCAATTCGGCCGGTACCGGCCCGTTCGTGCTCAAGGCCTTCCGCGCCGGCGAGCTGCTCAACCTTGCGAGCAACCCGAACTACTTCGGCGGCGCTCCTGTTATCAAGGGCGTCATCATCCGTCACGTGGCCGAAGCCGCAACCCAGCAGCTGATGCTGCAGACCGGCGACGTCGACATGGCGAAGAACCTGACCCCGGACCAGGTTTCGGGTCTTGAAGGCAAGGACGGCGTGAAGGTCGAATCCTATCCGCAGGCCGCCGTACACTTCCTGTCGTTCAACCAGAAGGACGAAGCATTGCAGCCGGAAGCCGTCTGGGAAGCCGCTCGCTACCTCGTCGACTACAAGGGCATGACCGACAGCTTCCTCAAGGGCCAGATGGAAGTTCACCAGGCCTTCTGGCCGAAGGGCTTCCCGGGCTCGCTCGACGAGACCCCCTACAGCTACGATGTTGAAAAGGCGAAGAAGATCCTGGCCGATGCCGGCATCAAGACGCCGATCAAGGTGACCCTCGACGTCATCAACTCGACGCCGTTCACCGACATGGCGCAGTCACTGCAGGCGTCCTTCGCCGAAGCCGGGATCAACTTCGAGATCATCCCGGGCACCGGTAGCCAGGTCATCACCAAGTACCGCGCGCGCACCCACGAAGCGATGCTGCTCTATTGGGGCCCGGACTTCATGGACCCGCATTCGAACGCCAAGGCCTTCGCCTACAACGAAGACAACGCCGACGACAAGTATCAGTCGACGACCACCTGGCGTAACGGCTGGGCGGTTCCGGCGGAACTCAACGAAGCGACCAAGGCAGCCCTCAAGGAAGCCGATCCGGCCAAGCGCGACGCGCTTTATGTCGACCTGCAGCGCAAGGTTCAGGAAAAGTCGCCGATCGTGATCATGTTCCAGGCAGCGACCCAGGTCGCGATGAAGGACAAGGTCGAAGGCTACGTCAATGGCGCCATCTCGGACTATGTCTTCTACCGCCTGGTGAAGAAGAACTGATCCGCCAGCGATCGCCCTTGCGCCGATGAGAAAAAGGCGCACATATCAAAACGCCCTGGGCCTTCCGGCCCGGGGCGACGTGTTTCTACCGATCGGTTTGATA
It contains:
- a CDS encoding extracellular solute-binding protein, with the translated sequence MRKLLLASASLAALASGSAGTALACDPDYTGVELTATTQTGPYIASALQLAAKGWEEKTCGKVKVVEFPWSELYPKIVTSLTSGEDAFDVIAFAPAWAPDFTDFLSEMPADMQKGADWDDIAPVYREQLMVWNGKVLSQTMDGDAHTYSYRIDLFENADNQKAFKEKYGYDLAPPKTWKQYLDIAEYFNQPANNLWGTAEAFRRGGQQFWFLFSHVAGYTSHPDNPGAMFFNPETMDAQVNNPGWVRGLEEYIRASKLAPPNALNFSFGEVNAAFAGGQVAESIGWGDTGVIGADPKQSKVAGNVGSASLPGSDEIWNYKTKKWDKFDHVVQTSFMAFGGWQAAVPATSTKQEAAWNYIQYLTSPAVSGQAAITGGTGVNPYRISHTTNLDLWSKIFSEREAKEYLGAQKEAVTAKNIALDMRLPGYFSYTEVLEIELSKALAGEVTPQQALDSVAEQWNKLTDEFGRDKQLAAYRASMGLPQQ
- a CDS encoding ABC transporter ATP-binding protein — encoded protein: MSQVRLQQITKSFGSVTVIPPLDLDIADREFVVLVGPSGCGKTTTLRMIAGLETATSGSIRIGDRDVTDLRPGLRNCSMVFQNYALYPHMTVAENIGYGMKVRGTPKAEIEKAVTDAARILNLGAYLNRKPSALSGGQRQRVAIGRAIVRQPDVFLFDEPLSNLDAKLRIEMRTEIKLLHRRLQTTAVYVTHDQVEAMTMADRVVVMNQGRIEQAADPITLYEAPANLFVAAFIGAPSMNFLEGRLERGDGGMQFIADGDVAVAIPENRAEKLGAYVGKAVVLGIRPEHTMATDANAPTVRLIVRDIEPLGPHTLALGRVGPAAFTAQVHAASRIGPDDQIAVPIETEKMHFFLKETGGAIGR
- a CDS encoding GAF domain-containing protein; this encodes MNSEQIAAALAEFDAAIAKTTDADAVWTALQTLSRQVIGAKLFTIMTVDMVNEVARRAYTSHPAEYPTSGTKPIRYDSWFDIVHKAHQTFVANTIADIAKVFPDHETIWSLGCGSVANIPVVVGGELLGTVNCLDVEHHYTPERVALSKHLELPAKLAFLAAARAEKK
- a CDS encoding ABC transporter ATP-binding protein: MTALSLKNLDISYGDVQITHDVNLDIADGESFALVGESGSGKSTVLKAIAGLAPEWTGEITVLGSPRGHGIDRAFSRQCQMVFQDPYGSLHPRKTVDATLGEALTIHGIGDRNARIEEVMTSVGLDRKFRFRFPHQLSGGQRQRVAIARALMLKPKVLLLDEPTSALDVSVQAEILNLLKRLRREQNLTFLMVTHNLAVVSFLCDRLAVMRQGRIVEIADVADLKRGDLKDPYSRELMQISAAHAN
- a CDS encoding ABC transporter ATP-binding protein; the encoded protein is MSNLLEVENLRVTFPTPRGDLEVVRGISFTLGRERLGIVGESGSGKSMTGRSILQLIRAPGRVTADKLVFDGVDLLKQSERQMRAIRGARISMVMQDPKFSLNPVMTIGEQIAEALLTHQKLPRREVNARVLTMLESVRIADPERVAKLYPHEVSGGMGQRVMIAMMLIPEPDLLIADEPTSALDVSVQAQVLDIIDELVKRKGMGLIFISHDLNLVSSYCDRILVMNTGEVVEECKAGELMAAKHPYTRGLIASIPRLDETRDELPVLDRSAWAKA
- a CDS encoding ABC transporter permease, which gives rise to MTTLRDWLIDDSPASPMQARLGRFYRIFGALMRNPLAVVGAVIILVLVLTALFAPWLATHDPLRQSLSERLLPPSAAHWMGTDELGRDIWSRVVYGSRITLAIVTLVAVLAAPAGLVIGVAAGYFGGWVDRILMGITDIFLSLPKLILALAFVAALGPGIENAIIAIAITSWPGYARVARAETLTFKNSEFISAVRLLGASSLRVNLGHVLPLCTSSMIVRVTLDMAGIILTAAGLGFIGLGAQPPLPEWGAMISRGRSFILDQWWVATMPGFAIILVSLGFCFLGDGLRDVLDPKSGEQR
- a CDS encoding ABC transporter permease, producing MANDSTTAAAPARRAARPSRGRQRLLSLAGFLVTLAITFLGLLAITFFIGRIVPIDPVLAVVGDRAPVAVYERVRQEMGLDQPLITQFVSYVRDVATFNFGTSVSTGKPVIEDLARVFPATLEMATLGIMLGVLIGVPLGVFAAARRGSWLDQGIRVIGLLGYSVPAFWLGLVGLAIFYAKLKWVGGPGRVDIFYDGMVSPVTGLILVDSIIAGEWEIFRNAVWHLILPASCLGFFSLAYIARMTRSFMLDQLSQEYVTTARVKGVPERLVIWRHAFRPIRVPLITVIGLSYAGLLEGSVMIETIFSWPGIGNYLTVALLNADMSAVLGSTLVIGAVFIGINKISDVLYRVLDPRAR
- a CDS encoding helix-turn-helix domain-containing protein → MSDPSEDTQAASGKSAGAGQPKVGALVRARRRQMHMTLQTLSDAAGVSVGYLSQIERDLAMPSLGTLAQIAQGLGAELNHFILAPAIDTGLSRAEGRMVFSVGGSPVSYERIGADFAGNQLSSFVITIPPGHRSEVFSHEGEELVYMLEGEILFGLDGDDTMLSPGDGLHFRGIQPHYWWNKTDAPVRLIWTGTLPLFRPRASQSNETGQPQSALKPAPTKTKPHRK
- a CDS encoding ABC transporter substrate-binding protein; the protein is MRMFKAAVFAASLMMSVAPAALAETPADVLVVAQNIDDIVSIDPAEAYEFSSGEYVTQTYDRLVQYDAPDVKKLAPGLASEWTVDDAAKTITFTLRDGVTFSSGNPLRGEDVVYSFKRVVVLNKAPAFILTQLGWTPENIDKMVTAEGNKVTVKYDGDFSSAFVLNVLAARPASVIDAETVKANEADGDFGNAWLKANSAGTGPFVLKAFRAGELLNLASNPNYFGGAPVIKGVIIRHVAEAATQQLMLQTGDVDMAKNLTPDQVSGLEGKDGVKVESYPQAAVHFLSFNQKDEALQPEAVWEAARYLVDYKGMTDSFLKGQMEVHQAFWPKGFPGSLDETPYSYDVEKAKKILADAGIKTPIKVTLDVINSTPFTDMAQSLQASFAEAGINFEIIPGTGSQVITKYRARTHEAMLLYWGPDFMDPHSNAKAFAYNEDNADDKYQSTTTWRNGWAVPAELNEATKAALKEADPAKRDALYVDLQRKVQEKSPIVIMFQAATQVAMKDKVEGYVNGAISDYVFYRLVKKN